A DNA window from Pungitius pungitius chromosome 1, fPunPun2.1, whole genome shotgun sequence contains the following coding sequences:
- the baz2a gene encoding bromodomain adjacent to zinc finger domain protein 2A isoform X5, which translates to MDSNNHFNYDTHSSANSGLKLSPGDSLYTNGSSMSFPQQGKNMNGEMNVNGVTTVLGSGGVPGSHPPSAPYPHMSNHHQSSMGYDYLWGGHPQYGPAMGSSPGHGMHQKQPAPGMVQPQSQHHFQGHGQYQLNGGVDSSHQPPASGPPNMPLTGSQYWNRSNPGPQQMSYNSHSMYGTYPSQAHPGITQSQQQQHQHQQQQQQQSLQPTPHQPSQQHLHSHRHPHHHHHHQQHQQPQHYGLMPNGMPYYQPQHPSLPSPQQQQQQPSPSLHSPPQSQAPMMPPGAQSFTPSSRGSPQHHSLCRGATGSPLPVGIASTQMMSPPTAQESGSPKGHSRERSPHASNAGLSTVMQGHTKEAVKEVDTSYNGMERASAAHRLPKSSSHAGPDYRQHSERREMASPVRETAVNTPTLSVSSLLSASTKAPTPPQAPECPTSAPGPPPLSPLEVESTPPRLSTPPHVSSTLSPAAPPRLSSSPLMKHGLRPPPLAACETSSKHLSLGSSSSSSLPASPQKSSTPHGSADYMSKPESSDSLTHQATSSLPPSASRPQANVTTAPISSLQQMVQGSKPPPMTSCFSDTPGAQHERSGPPKLTPAASSMRDKTSCAGVAPPLISALGSPTSTPPMVSSTSSSSSPVTSVPKTLLAGSRPDDRASSPQTRAPPAADPGLFPASSSPPAAREGVTIRPPSTLPLLTAQASRTAPLCAPPALVSLTPSVGTSSGVVQSSDSEQHPPNATPPRAPKRSPPPPPKSEHRSPSEERKASASERNGTPEDHPPPPPPQITPSHTAESTETDAPEIQSPKLLTDLPGRPLQTTAPDKSKPTPPEKNHPMERTRVTISPDPYSREVEPLTDDDEEGFTISYAIDGPDSPAPMSRSRMSSSSSSSSILEYESCPRDIVLTDDIVLSDDSVHLYHFAASFVGAPHAEEEPPAGFDATGVSSCSAEDFRGDTLDSAREGETSEAEEAKEGCAVTGEPLLESLSRIDEPSGISRPEAESSPGGHDASDSARRISVNTTGSETTTPPSFKMRDENFIAFSTPAESLAVHPLQAVTDPIVSAGLQKTLRKPRKPRTPKAKLIKSPAPEEAKRKPRARTPKVEKVDANEEGGDKEAAVKGRKRKKSLKVDGKETSDASGEAGPPTGEVDPITATIDAVLASALAFTPTVVKAKKRVKKQDQQGSGAKTAKQDGEKTANDGEDNDDDSSTAGESTRQRRVATEEQVQFPMGHGWKREIRVKKIEERMKGETWYYTPCGRRMKQFPEIVKYLKKHTDSVVGREHFSFSPRMPVGDFYEERETAEGKQWILLANEEVPSMIMAITGRRGRPPNPDKEKPRRVRALKVGQARRPGRPPKPTLMDLLSKVDAKLLKRLEAKEALTEEEKEKLAKIKKKLKRKARMKRREDAKVKKMKVEKNKAKPQLEQEAQDPKPKAEPADPTAPQAAQPASPAEPKKPGRRRSVKVEAPPPPQQTDEERIAQGKRVLGARSKAKALAKAQAEAEAAAQAALTAKRAAERRAQTQRRLEERKRQQLIAEELKKPIEDMCLTDHKLLPELSRIPGVVLSGKAFAHCLAVVEFLHGYGKIIGLNIPKDVPSLATLQEGLLGLGNGQGEVQDLLIKLMEAALLDPGLPSFYQSVKILGDKLVETELTRSTVSEVLRVFLESHGYETDVCDALRTKTFHALPPDTKAAILGFLVDELNSSNAVTSDIDNTLENMATYRKNKWIIEGKLRKLKAALARRTGRSEEELCFEERRRSARVAEEETLSLEDGGLVSERGSRRVRKEEPKLSDSESPTNASIPELERQIDKLSKRQAFFRKKLLQSSHSMRAVLLGQDRYQRRYLALPHLGGVVVEGPEELLTSGEVLVAEVPVTFLKKEPKVEEIPTPTTPPPTLPSSPSSATSVQPQNSCTEDDSLPGTASLMSTPRGRGRPRKIKPEVELHLRTAKIRRRRRSSARSPGGDAGPGSPGGAPQNLTQAAFQSWLSQSQDAAATTTTTTNGATCAAAGDAPEGNRPEESVKEVAEKQGQWFNLLPKQPCDEDSLTASQIPGSPPKLLPQPAGAPPAIAAPLAQPDPPLPSLTAADLSTPAAPQEVPPALPAAAAPPLPELLQAPAAPAAPPPTTPAKPTRRRRRGSRGSSPARRGARGAAAKRRGRPPSSVFQELEQLYFTQLVVKPIPASMVRGWWWIKDPEELYSTLQALHPRGIREKVLHKHLAKHMESLAEMCNKPIDDPIFESKADEKDLLLEALQQPWQVQEKAMETDVCALQWVEDLEQRVVAADLHLKAAPQSAVNEAESNAETPMAEFQPYTIPDPDSTRGDLQYYEHDADPRDDWIVRTKKEWSGLPRVATHPVDLAVLRLANLERNIERRYLKEPLWNPAEVMRLAPLTPTPGEEHPMDVFSLESEITSRLRTWRQALDRCRSAPQVCLCLLQLEKAIAWERSVTKVNCQVCREGDNDDLLLLCDGCDRGCHMYCLRPKITQVPEGDWFCPTCVAKDECDVQRWSKTRTRVKKRRYEDDSSEDETSARRSGSGGGMATRFKEAATPPSSARHSGEGSAAKRRRMTTRNQPDLTFCEIILMEMEAHSEAWPFLEPVNPRLVPGYRRVVKNPMDFLTMREKLLQGGYASCEEFAADAQLVFNNCELFNEDTSEVGAAGHSMRRFFESRWAEFYSNKDK; encoded by the exons ATGGACTCAAATAATCATTTCAACTATGACACGCACTCCTCCGCAAACTCAGGACTGAAACTCTCCCCCGGGGATTCTCTCTATACTAATGGCTCCTCCATGAGTTTTCCTCAGCAGGGCAAGA ATATGAACGGCGAAATGAATGTGAACGGTGTCACTACTGTACTCGGGTCCGGCGGGGTTCCTGGTTCACACCCGCCATCAGCTCCTTACCCGCACATGAGCAACCACCACCAGAGCAGCATGGGCTATGACTACCTGTGGGGGGGTCACCCCCAGTATGGTCCAGCTATGGGCAGCTCTCCTGGCCACGGGATGCACCAGAAGCAGCCTGCACCTGGGATGGTGCAGCCTCAGTCACAGCACCACTTCCAGGGCCACGGACAGTACCAGCTGAACGGGGGTGTTGACAGCTCCCACCAGCCCCCCGCGTCGGGCCCACCGAACATGCCCCTTACTGGGAGTCAGTACTGGAACAGGAGTAACCCCGGCCCGCAGCAGATGAGCTACAACTCCCACAGTATGTACGGGACTTACCCGAGTCAGGCACATCCTGGAATAACacaatcacaacaacaacaacaccaacaccagcagcagcagcagcagcagtctctACAACCCACCCCGCATCAGCCGTCACAGCAGCACCTCCACTCCCACCGGcacccacaccaccaccaccaccaccagcagcaccagcaaccGCAGCATTATGGCCTGATGCCCAATGGCATGCCCTACTACCAGCCTCAGCACCCGTCCCTTCCatccccccagcagcagcagcagcagccatcgCCGTCGCTGCACTCCCCGCCCCAGAGCCAGGCTCCGATGATGCCCCCGGGCGCTCAGAGTTTTACTCCTTCTTCGCGCGGCAGCCCCCAGCACCACAGTTTATGCAGAGGGGCCACTGGCAGCCCACTCCCGGTGGGAATTGCCTCGACGCAAATGATGTCACCGCCAACAGCGCAGGAGAGTGGATCACCCAAAGGTCACAGCAGGGAGCGGAGCCCCCATGCTAGCAATGCGGGGCTGTCCACCGTCATGCAAG GCCACACAAAAGAAGCTGTCAAGGAGGTTGATACCAGCTACAACGGTATGGAAAGAGCATCTGCTGCCCATCGGCTACCCAAAAGTTCATCTCACGCGGGACCTGATTACCGTCAGCATTCTGAACGACGGGAAATGGCCTCCCCGGTCAGAGAGACGGCCGTTAATACACCCACCCTGTCAGTGTCGTCTCTGCTCTCTGCATCTACCAAGGCCCCAACCCCTCCTCAGGCCCCTGAGTGTCCCACGTCGGCCCCTGGGCCTCCTCCTTTATCGCCCCTTGAGGTGGAATCTACTCCGCCACGACTCTCAACGCCCCCCCATGTGTCCTCTACTCtatctccagctgctcctcccagACTTTCCTCCTCGCCACTAATGAAGCACGGCCTCAGGCCTCCCCCTTTGGCCGCGTGCGAGACATCCTCCAAGCATCTGTCTTTGgggtcctcctcttcctcctccctgcctGCGTCCCCTCAGAAGTCTTCTACACCTCATGGTTCAGCTGATTACATGTCTAAACCGGAGTCATCAGACTCTTTGACTCATCAAGCCACGTCTTCATTGCCTCCTTCAGCTTCTAGACCTCAAGCAAATGTCACAACTGCACCCATCTCGTCTCTTCAGCAAATGGTGCAAGGGTCCAAGCCACCTCCAATGACCTCTTGCTTCTCTGATACGCCTGGAGCTCAGCACGAGCGGTCTGGACCCCCAAAATTAACGCCTGCTGCCTCATCAATGAGGGACAAAACCTCATGCGCCGGTGTGGCTCCACCTTTAATTTCAGCATTGGGATCTCCAACCTCAACACCACCCATGGTGTCTTCTACATCATCGTCCTCTTCACCCGTCACGTCTGTCCCAAAAACCCTTTTAGCTGGCAGTAGACCAGATGACCGAGCGTCCTCGCCCCAGACACGCGCTCCGCCAGCTGCTGACCCTGGTCTTTTCCCAGCATCCTCGTCACCACCAGCAGCCCGCGAAGGCGTCACAATCCGACCTCCATCTACCCTACCTCTTCTAACCGCTCAAGCCTCCAGGACTGCACCCTTGTGTGCCCCTCCTGCTTTGGTGTCTCTGACCCCGTCGGTGGGTACGTCCTCTGGAGTGGTCCAGAGTTCTGACTCCGAGCAGCATCCTCCTAACGCCACTCCTCCCCGCGCGCCGAAGCGgtcgccgccgccaccgccgaaGTCCGAGCACCGCAGTCCGAGTGAGGAAAGGAAAGCGTCGGCCAGCGAACGAAACGGGACGCCAGAAgatcaccctcctcctcctcctccccaaatCACGCCATCACATACGGCGGAATCTACTGAGACTGATGCACCTGAAATTCAATCACCGAAACTCCTCACCGATCTTCCCGGGAGACCCCTGCAGACCACGGCCCCTGACAAGAGTAAACCAACCCCCCCTGAAAAGAACCACCCGATGGAGCGCACTCGAGTCACAATCTCTCCAGATCCCTACAGCAGAGAAGTAGAACCTCTGACGGACGACGACGAAGAAGGTTTTACCATTTCATATGCAATTGACGGCCCTGACAGCCCCGCGCCAATGTCGAGGTCTAGAATGAGCTCGAGCTCGAGCTCGAGCTCCATCCTCGAGTACGAGTCCTGCCCGCGCGACATCGTTCTGACCGACGACATCGTTTTGAGCGACGACAGCGTTCATCTGTACCATTTTGCGGCGTCGTTCGTCGGCGCGCCCCACGCAGAGGAGGAACCGCCTGCCGGGTTCGACGCCACCGGAGTGAGCAGCTGTTCGGCGGAAGACTTCCGGGGCGACACGTTGGACTCCGCCAGGGAAGGGGAAACGTCTGAGGCAGAGGAGGCCAAGGAGGGCTGTGCCGTCACTGGGGAACCTCTGCTGGAGTCCCTCTCTCGGATAGACGAGCCTTCTGGCATCTCAA GACCTGAAGCAGAGTCGAGTCCCGGAGGACACGATGCGTCAGACTCCGCCAGACGCATTAGCGTCAACACCACTGGCAGCGAGACCACGACTCCCCCGAGTTTTAAGATGAGAGACGAGAACTTCATCGCCTTCAGTACGCCCGCAGAGAGCCTCGCTGTGCACCCACTCCAAGCCGTGACGGATCCCATCGTGTCAGCGGGACTCCAAAAAACGCTGCGGAAACCGCGCAAACCTCGCACTCCAAAGGCCAAGTTGATTAAAAGCCCAG CTCCGGAGGAGGCCAAGCGGAAGCCTCGGGCTCGAACCCCGAAAGTGGAGAAGGTTGATGCCAACGAAGAGGGAGGCGACAAAGAGGCGGCAGTCAAgggcagaaagaggaaaaagtccCTCAAGGTGGACGGAAAGGAAACGTCTGACGCCAGCGGCGAGGCCGGGCCTCCCACGGGAGAGGTGGATCCCATCACGGCCACGATCGACGCGGTTCTGGCCAGCGCTTTAGCTTTCACCCCAACGGTCGTGAAAGCCAAGAAACGGGTCAAGAAACAAGACCAGCAGGGAAGTGGTGCAAAAACAGCCAAGCAAGATGGCGAAAAAACGGCCAacgacggcgaggacaatgATGACGACAGCTCCACTGCAG GTGAATCCACCAGACAGAGGAGGGTTGCAACGGAGGAGCAGGTTCAGTTCCCGATGGGACATGG TTGGAAGAGGGAGATTCGTGTGAAGAAAATAGAGGAGCGCATGAAGGGCGAAACCTGGTACTACACACCCTGCGGACGGAGGATGAAACAGTTCCCGGAGATAGTCAAG TACTTGAAGAAACACACGGACAGCGTGGTCGGCAGGGAACACTTCAGCTTCAGCCCGCGCATGCCCGTTGGAGATTTCTACGAAGAAAGAGAAACCGCTGAG GGTAAGCAGTGGATCCTCCTGGCCAACGAGGAGGTTCCCTCGATGATCATGGCGATCACGGGCCGGCGAGGTCGACCCCCGAACCCCGACAAAGAGAAACCGCGGCGGGTCCGTGCCCTGAAGGTGGGGCAGGCGCGGCGTCCCGGCAGACCCCCCAAACCCACGCTGATGGACCTCCTCAGCAAAGTCGACGCCAAGCTTTTGAAGCGCCTCGAGGCCAAAG AAGCTCTcacggaggaggaaaaggagaaactTGCGAAAATCAAGAAGAAACTGAAGAGAAAG GCCAGAATGAAGAGACGGGAGGATGCCAAGGTTAAGAAGATGAAAGTGGAGAAAAACAAGGCCAAG CCTCAGCTCGAGCAAGAGGCACAGGACCCAAAACCGAAGGCTGAGCCGGCCGACCCGACGGCCCCCCAGGCCGCGCAGCCGGCGTCGCCCGCCGAGCCCAAGAAACCGGGGCGCAGGAGGTCGGTGAAGGTAGAGGCCCCTCCGCCGCCGCAGCAGACCGACGAGGAGCGGATCGCTCAGGGCAAGAGGGTGCTGGGCGCCCGGAGCAAAGCCAAGGCCCTGGCCAAGGCCCAGGCGGAGGCCGAGGCGGCCGCTCAAGCGGCTCTGACCGCTAAGCGGGCGGCAGAGAGGAGGGCGCAGACCCAGAGACGCCTGGAGGAGCGGAAGAGGCAGCAGCTGATCgcggaggagctgaagaagccCATCGAGGACATGTGCCTCACTGACCACAAA CTCCTGCCGGAGCTGTCCCGTATCCCCGGGGTGGTTCTCTCTGGCAAAGCCTTCGCCCACTGCCTGGCTGTGGTGGAGTTTCTACATGGCTACGGGAAGATCATCGGCCTCAATATACCCAAGGACGTCCCCAGCCTCGCCACCCTGCAGGAGGGTCTCTTGGGCCTGGGCAACGGCCAGGGAGAAGTCCAGGACCTTCTGATCAAGCTGATGGAGGCGGCTCTCCTCGATCCAGGCCTGCCATCCTTTTATCAG TCAGTAAAGATCCTCGGCGACAAGCTGGTTGAAACGGAGCTGACTCGCAGCACCGTCTCCGAAGTGCTTCGAGTCTTCTTGGAATCTCACGGCTACGAGACGGACGTCTGCGACGCGCTGAGGACCAAGACGTTTCACGCCCTGCCTCCGGACACCAAGGCGGCCATCCTCGGCTTCCTGGTGGACGAGCTCAACAGCAGCAACGCTGTGACGAG TGACATTGACAACACATTAGAAAACATGGCAACTTACAGGAAGAACAAGTGGATCATCGAGGGGAAGCTACGCAA ACTGAAGGCAGCACTAGCGCGCCGCACGGGCCGCTCGGAGGAGGAGCTTTGCTTTGAGGAGAGGAGGCGCAGTGCCCgagtggcggaggaggagacccTCAGTCTGGAGGATGGCGGCCTGGTCTCTGAGAGAGGCAGCCGCCGTGTGCGCAAGGAAGAGCCCAAACTCAGTGAT AGTGAGAGTCCTACTAATGCCAGCATCCCAGAGCTCGAAAGGCAGATCGATAAGCTATCCAAG CGCCAAGCGTTTTTCCGGAAAAAGCTGCTACAGTCGTCTCATTCCATGCGTGCTGTGCTGCTGGGCCAGGACCGCTACCAGCGCCGGTACTTGGCCCTCCCGCACCTCGGGGGAGTCGTGGTCGAAGGGCCAGAGGAGCTTTTGA CTTCTGGAGAAGTCCTTGTAGCCGAGGTTCCCGTCACCTTCCTCAAGAAGGAGCCCAAAGTGGAGGAGATCCCCACGCCCACCACTCCCCCGCCTACTCTaccgtcctccccctcctctgctaCCTCCGTGCAGCCCCAGAACTCTTGCACGGAGGACGACAGCCTCCCCGGCACGGCGTCCCTCATGAGCACGCCCAGAGGTCGGGGGCGGCCCCGAAAAATCAAGCCAGAAGTGGAGCTACACCTGCGCACGGCGAAGATCCGCCGCCGGCGCCGGAGCAGCGCCAGGTCGCCCGGCGGGGACGCGGGGCCTGGGTCGCCCGGCGGCGCCCCGCAAAACCTCACGCAGGCCGCTTTCCAGAGCTGGCTCAGCCAATCGCAGGACGCGGCGgcgaccaccaccaccaccaccaacggCGCCACATGCGCGGCGGCCGGCGACGCCCCGGAGGGGAATCGCCCCGAGGAGAGCGTGAAGGAGGTGGCGGAGAAGCAGGGGCAGTGGTTCAACCTGCTCCCCAAACAGCCGTGCGACGAGGACTCCCTGACCGCGAGTCAGATCCCCGGCTCGCCCCCTAAGCTCCTCCCCCAGCCGGCGGGCGCTCCGCCCGCGATCGCCGCTCCACTCGCGCAG CCGGACCCGCCCTTGCCGAGCCTGACCGCCGCTGACCTCTCGACCCCGGCAGCACCGCAGGAAGTCCCCCCTGCGCTACCTGCCGCTGCAGCGCCACCGCTCCCCGAGCTTCTTCAGGCTCCCGCTGCTCCCGCCGCGCCCCCCCCGACTACCCCCGCCAAGCCGACGCGCAGGCGGAGGAGAGGCAGCCGAGGCAGCAGCCCGGCTCGCAGGGGGGCGAGAGGAGCAGCGGCCAAGCGCCGCGGCCGCCCCCCCAGCTCCGTGTTCCAGGAGCTCGAGCAGCTGTACTTCACCCAACTGGTGGTCAAGCCGATACCAGCGT caaTGGTGCGCGGCTGGTGGTGGATCAAGGACCCAGAGGAACTGTATAGCACCTTACAGGCCCTCCATCCAAGGGGCATCAGGGAgaaggttctccacaaacatttaGCCAAACACATGGAGAGTTTAGCCGAGATGTGCAACAAGCCAATCGACG ACCCTATATTTGAGTCCAAGGCAGACGAGAaggacctgctgctggaggctctgCAGCAGCCTTGGCAGGTGCAGGAGAAAGCGATGGAGACCGATGTTTGCGCCCTGCAGTGGGTGGAGGACCTGGAGCAGCGGGTTGTTGCAGCCGACCTCCATCTCAAG GCGGCCCCTCAGAGCGCGGTGAACGAGGCCGAGTCCAACGCAGAGACACCGATGGCTGAATTCCAG CCCTACACGATCCCAGACCCCGACTCCACGCGCGGCGACCTGCAGTACTACGAGCACGACGCCGACCCGCGCGATGACTGGATCGTGCGGACCAAGAAGGAGTGGTCCGGCCTGCCGCGCGTCGCCACGCACCCCGTGGACCTGGCGGTGCTGCGGCTGGCCAACCTCGAGCGGAACATCGAGAGGCGCTACCTGAAGGAGCCGCTCTGGAACCCGGCCGAGGTGATGCGCCTCGCCCCGCTGACGCCCACCCCTGGAGAAGAGCATCCCATGGATGTCTTCAG TCTGGAAAGCGAGATCACGTCCCGGCTACGAACATGGCGGCAGGCTCTCGACCGCTGCCGCAGCGCCCCCCAGGTCTGTCTGTGTTTACTGCAGCTGGAGAAGGCCATTGCATGGGAGAGATCTGTCACTAAAGTG aatTGCCAGGTctgcagggagggagacaaCGACGACCTCCTCCTGCTGTGTGACGGCTGTGATCGCGGCTGCCACATGTACTGCCTGAGGCCCAAGATCACCCAGGTGCCGGAGGGGGACTGGTTTTGTCCTACCTGCGTCGCCAAG GACGAGTGTGACGTGCAGCGCTGGTCCAAGACCAGGACCCGGGTGAAGAAGCGGCGATACGAGGACGACAGCTCCGAGGACGAGACGTCGGCGCGGCGGAGCGGCAGCGGCGGTGGCATGGCGACGCGGTTCAAGGAGGCGGCGACGCCGCCCTCGTCCGCCCGCCACTCCGGGGAGGGAAGCGCCGCTAAGCGCCGCCGCATGACGACCCGCAACCAGCCCGACCTCACGTTCTGCGA GATCATTCTAATGGAGATGGAGGCTCACTCGGAGGCCTGGCCGTTCCTTGAACCCGTCAACCCCCGACTGGTCCCGGGCTACCGCCGCGTCGTCAAAAACCCCATGGACTTCCTCACCAtgagagagaagctgctgcagggagG